DNA sequence from the Vicia villosa cultivar HV-30 ecotype Madison, WI linkage group LG3, Vvil1.0, whole genome shotgun sequence genome:
CCTCTTTCCTTTTCCCTTCCTTTTAACTTTCCATACCCCCTATAAATACCACCCACCACATTTCTATCTCCACAGCCTCAAATCACATTTCTATCCTATAATGACTTCTTCAACTCTTCTACTCACCCTAACCCTAGTTATCTCTCTTCTCCATTTCACCTCAGCATCAAGAAAACTAACACAAAACAACCAACAACTCAAATTCCAATACCACAAAGGCCCTCTTCTAACCGGTAAAACCTCCATTAATCTCATATGGTACGGTAAATTCAAACCTTCCCAACGAGCCATAATCTCCGACTTCATCACTTCCATTACCTCACCCACCATCAAAGCCAAACCATCCGTCGCCACGTGGTGGAAATTCACAGACAAATACTACCGTCTCGCAAACTCACAAAACATCATTCTCACAACAGGTTCACATTTCTTAAACGAGAATTACTCATTCGGAAAATCACTCACCAATGATCAAATCATAAAGCTTGCATCCAACGGTTCACGAACAAACGCGGTCAATATTGTTCTTACTTCCGATGACGTTGTGGTAGATGGGTTTTGTTCCAGTAGATGCGGAACTCACGGTTCTTCCGTGAGTACTCACAATCACAACACTTACATCTGGGTTGGTAATTCCGAAACACAATGTCCAGGTCAATGCGCCTGGCCATTTCACCAACCAATCTACGGGCCACAAAGCCCACCGTTGGTCTCCCCAAACAACGACGTGGGCCTTGACGGAATGGTGATCAATCTGGCTAGTCTTATGGCTGGAACTGTTACGAACCCTTTTGGAAATGGCTACTTTCAGGGTCCTTCTGAGGCTCCTCTTGAAGCAGCTTCTGCTTGTCCTGGGGTTTATGGGAAAGGTGCTTACCCTGGTTATGCTGGGAAACTCTTGGTGGATCCTACAAGTGGTGCTAGCTATAATGCTAATGGTGTCAATGGAAGGAAGTATTTGTTGCCGGCGCTCTTTGACCCGACAACCTCGGAGTGTTCTACTCTAGCATaacaaagattttgttcgaatATACTCTAGGCAAATACTAAATACTATATTCCTTCTCTTTTTTGTTGaatatatattctttttcttttttcttgattTGTTGTTATACTACTGATGAATAAAAGAATGAAATTTGCtgtatcaaaagaaaataatatgaaattgaatgcataatgaaaagaagaaaaaaaacagtatttgtgaattttttattcatataaCCACTCACTTTTTCACCTTTAATCTCATAACAcatctatttttttttgaaaatttctttagccacctcctatccttcttggtcacctctggcgaatttacgaaaataccccttgtttcggaagtttatttccgaaaacgta
Encoded proteins:
- the LOC131656214 gene encoding protein PHOSPHATE-INDUCED 1-like, which encodes MTSSTLLLTLTLVISLLHFTSASRKLTQNNQQLKFQYHKGPLLTGKTSINLIWYGKFKPSQRAIISDFITSITSPTIKAKPSVATWWKFTDKYYRLANSQNIILTTGSHFLNENYSFGKSLTNDQIIKLASNGSRTNAVNIVLTSDDVVVDGFCSSRCGTHGSSVSTHNHNTYIWVGNSETQCPGQCAWPFHQPIYGPQSPPLVSPNNDVGLDGMVINLASLMAGTVTNPFGNGYFQGPSEAPLEAASACPGVYGKGAYPGYAGKLLVDPTSGASYNANGVNGRKYLLPALFDPTTSECSTLA